A DNA window from Luteolibacter luteus contains the following coding sequences:
- a CDS encoding urea amidolyase associated protein UAAP2, protein MTESTMNPADATHRHVIPAGDWWVHEIKRGQTFRIHDLEGNQAADTLFYNAADPTDRYSADGTIQAQQALYLSTGTKLMSTEGNVLLEITADTCGRHDTLGGACSRESNTMRYAHDKECMHACRDSFIRGAQEWKVELTKRDIACNINFFMNVPVSPEGGLTFADGISAPGRYVEMVAAMDVVCLISNCPQLNNPCNGWNPTPVEVLIWD, encoded by the coding sequence ATGACCGAGAGCACAATGAATCCGGCAGATGCGACCCATCGCCACGTCATCCCGGCCGGGGACTGGTGGGTGCATGAGATCAAGCGCGGCCAGACCTTCCGCATCCACGATCTGGAGGGAAATCAGGCGGCGGACACGCTTTTCTACAACGCTGCGGATCCGACCGATCGCTATTCGGCCGACGGTACGATCCAGGCCCAACAGGCGCTCTACCTCAGCACCGGTACGAAGCTGATGAGCACTGAAGGCAATGTCCTGCTCGAAATCACGGCGGATACCTGCGGTCGCCACGACACGCTGGGCGGGGCTTGTTCGCGTGAGAGCAACACGATGCGCTACGCCCATGACAAGGAGTGCATGCATGCCTGCCGTGACTCCTTCATCCGAGGGGCGCAGGAGTGGAAAGTGGAGCTCACGAAGCGGGACATCGCCTGCAATATCAATTTCTTCATGAACGTGCCGGTCAGTCCTGAGGGTGGGCTGACTTTTGCCGATGGGATCTCCGCACCGGGCCGTTATGTCGAGATGGTTGCGGCGATGGACGTGGTGTGCCTGATCTCGAATTGCCCGCAACTCAACAACCCCTGCAACGGCTGGAATCCCACCCCGGTGGAAGTGCTGATCTGGGACTAG
- a CDS encoding urea amidolyase associated protein UAAP1, producing the protein MKPILERTLSGAGMWSGIISRGKRLRLTDLEGGANVGMLLYNALERHERYNMPDTLKGQHIFYLRAPYCLHSDMGRLLASIVRDDCGWHDTVCGHSDAARVLAKYGEHNYQEARNEWYRNGRDCFLIELAKWGLGKKDLVPNLNWFSKVVADEAGKLSFVSGNSKAGDIVELRFEVDTLVVLNTCQHPFDPDPVYHPHPVKLEVLQGDNPATDDPSFAIRPENVRAWENNETYHSLRF; encoded by the coding sequence ATGAAGCCGATCCTTGAACGAACCCTCAGCGGCGCCGGCATGTGGTCCGGCATCATTTCCCGCGGCAAGCGTCTCCGTCTGACCGATCTCGAAGGTGGGGCGAACGTGGGGATGCTCCTCTACAATGCGCTGGAGCGCCATGAACGCTACAACATGCCGGACACCCTGAAGGGACAGCATATCTTCTACCTGCGCGCCCCCTATTGCCTGCATTCGGACATGGGGCGGCTGCTCGCCTCGATCGTCCGCGATGATTGCGGCTGGCATGATACGGTGTGCGGGCATTCCGATGCGGCGCGGGTGCTGGCAAAGTATGGCGAGCACAACTACCAAGAAGCCCGCAACGAGTGGTATCGCAACGGGCGGGACTGCTTCCTGATCGAATTGGCGAAGTGGGGTCTCGGGAAGAAGGATCTGGTGCCGAATTTGAACTGGTTCAGCAAGGTGGTGGCGGATGAAGCGGGGAAGCTGTCCTTCGTTTCAGGGAACTCCAAGGCGGGCGACATCGTGGAGCTGCGCTTCGAGGTCGACACGCTGGTGGTGCTCAATACCTGCCAGCATCCCTTTGATCCGGATCCCGTATATCATCCGCATCCTGTGAAGCTGGAAGTCCTCCAAGGAGACAACCCGGCTACCGATGACCCCTCGTTCGCCATCCGTCCGGAGAACGTCCGGGCTTGGGAAAACAACGAAACCTATCACTCCCTGCGCTTCTAA
- a CDS encoding CopG family ribbon-helix-helix protein: MSNDPSADGLRRITVSMPEETFQAFERLVSARGFDSRSQAVAEMIHQHAAQHLGKIGTEIMAGTLTLVYDESKSALLRDLSRIFREHVAEVISSQHVLLEDEHVLEVILMQGPARTLREIANKLVTCKGVKTANLTLTPHLMPPLHAKANGMNR; the protein is encoded by the coding sequence ATGTCCAACGACCCTTCTGCCGATGGCTTGAGACGGATCACCGTCTCGATGCCTGAGGAGACCTTTCAAGCCTTCGAGCGGCTGGTGTCCGCGCGTGGCTTTGATAGTCGCTCCCAAGCCGTGGCGGAAATGATTCATCAGCACGCGGCACAGCATTTGGGAAAGATCGGCACGGAGATCATGGCGGGGACCCTGACGCTGGTCTACGACGAGTCGAAGAGCGCACTGCTGCGGGATCTATCCCGAATCTTTCGCGAGCATGTGGCGGAGGTGATTTCTTCCCAGCATGTCCTTCTGGAAGACGAGCACGTGCTGGAGGTGATCCTGATGCAGGGTCCGGCGCGCACGCTGCGTGAGATCGCCAACAAGCTGGTGACCTGCAAGGGGGTGAAGACGGCCAACCTTACACTGACTCCGCACCTGATGCCGCCGCTGCATGCGAAGGCCAATGGCATGAACCGATGA
- a CDS encoding GFA family protein: MIKGGCLCGATRYEIGAEPRFTSYCHCEDCRKASGAPVVAWTFFPAGTLRWSHGEPKLLKFAGRERTFCPECGSPLSFFDPSFPSEYEVTTCSLDDPGLMPPHDHTWVEDRLSWFEVADTLPRHARYTG; this comes from the coding sequence ATGATCAAGGGAGGATGCCTTTGCGGAGCCACGCGCTACGAGATCGGGGCGGAACCGCGCTTCACGTCCTATTGTCATTGCGAGGACTGCCGGAAAGCGAGCGGTGCGCCGGTGGTCGCGTGGACCTTTTTCCCGGCAGGGACGCTGCGCTGGAGCCATGGCGAGCCGAAGCTTCTGAAGTTTGCGGGTAGGGAGCGAACCTTCTGCCCGGAGTGCGGTTCGCCCTTGAGCTTCTTCGATCCGTCCTTTCCCTCGGAGTATGAAGTGACCACTTGCAGCTTGGACGATCCGGGGCTGATGCCCCCGCATGATCATACCTGGGTGGAGGACCGGCTTTCGTGGTTCGAGGTGGCGGACACGCTGCCCCGGCATGCGCGCTACACGGGGTGA
- a CDS encoding ABC transporter ATP-binding protein, which yields MSIVTLPDYRVQSPDVAARFSRLQQRPVALEVRGLTKRFETPRGTVTALDNVSFSVHKRELMCVIGPSGCGKSTLVRILAGLETPSSGEVRVYDEAVSGPGPDRGMVFQGYTLFPWMSVKENVMFGPRMAGKSGFIAEREAREWIDLVGLSKFENAYPHQLSGGMKQRVAIARALANQPRVLFMDEPFGALDAQTRCKMQSYLLEIWKNVDITIVFITHDLDEAVFLSDRILVLDANPGRVREVVEVPVPRPRSEAQIFEPTFVATRKHIDHMMHPPGQEQKDTPVMRLAVSDPDVI from the coding sequence ATGAGCATCGTTACGCTTCCCGACTATCGGGTCCAGTCTCCGGATGTTGCCGCGCGCTTCTCCCGCCTGCAGCAGCGGCCGGTCGCGCTGGAGGTGCGAGGATTGACCAAGCGCTTTGAGACGCCGCGTGGCACGGTGACCGCGCTGGATAATGTTTCCTTCTCTGTCCACAAGCGCGAGCTGATGTGCGTGATCGGGCCTTCCGGTTGCGGGAAATCGACGCTGGTGCGAATCCTCGCGGGTCTGGAAACGCCGAGCTCCGGTGAGGTCCGCGTGTATGATGAAGCGGTCTCGGGCCCCGGGCCGGATCGTGGGATGGTGTTTCAAGGCTACACGCTCTTCCCGTGGATGTCGGTGAAGGAGAACGTGATGTTCGGGCCGAGGATGGCCGGGAAGTCCGGTTTTATCGCGGAGCGGGAGGCGCGCGAGTGGATCGATCTCGTGGGACTTTCGAAATTCGAGAATGCCTATCCCCACCAGTTGTCCGGCGGGATGAAGCAGCGCGTGGCGATTGCCCGGGCGTTGGCGAATCAACCGCGCGTGCTCTTCATGGACGAGCCCTTCGGCGCGCTCGACGCGCAGACCCGCTGCAAGATGCAGTCTTATCTGTTGGAGATCTGGAAGAACGTGGACATCACGATTGTCTTCATCACCCATGATCTGGACGAGGCGGTTTTCCTTTCCGATCGCATTCTGGTGCTGGATGCGAATCCCGGCAGGGTGCGGGAGGTGGTGGAAGTGCCGGTGCCGCGCCCTCGTTCGGAGGCGCAGATCTTCGAGCCCACCTTTGTCGCCACCCGCAAGCACATCGACCACATGATGCATCCGCCCGGACAGGAACAGAAGGATACGCCGGTGATGCGGCTCGCGGTTTCGGACCCGGATGTGATCTGA
- a CDS encoding ABC transporter permease, whose product MARPGFLKDWFVIRRDLPQGRRFALSIVSFLLPLVSWCVVSYVPWIWHPDVKIELSAEREGVTTVFTAGDHVSKGFFPEFVDAVKEENAAVMAAKEAGTPVTGAKRKNQKLLRQLAPLAIEEGWLPFGDTQNDVVLYHVWRDLATGAKVAGKPALTEENLAIVKQNWAMLSSLSPDFVFKQLPDESLLKLLPQGKPANPVYLPAPHEVLRTGMRDFSSDAPEGELTMMQRYKASLRIILMGFLWSCLIGIPLGILCGVFDFFSKLFEPFVDFFRYMPAPTFSTLLVAVLLAGDAPKIALVFIGTVFQMVLVVSKTTRLLDPALLEAAQTLGAKPRQMLTNVVIPGILPNLYNDLRILLGWAWTWLVIAELIGIKSGLTEFIETQGRFRNFDRVFPVIILIGVTGFVTDQFLSWLHGLLFPWAGKSNALSRGIAKVFTWPFRRIGAGLRQRAALMESSRLAATRNQTP is encoded by the coding sequence ATGGCGCGCCCCGGCTTCCTGAAAGACTGGTTCGTGATCCGCCGCGATCTGCCGCAGGGTCGTCGCTTTGCGCTGAGTATCGTCTCCTTCCTCTTGCCGCTGGTATCGTGGTGCGTGGTCTCCTATGTGCCGTGGATCTGGCATCCGGATGTGAAGATCGAACTCTCCGCGGAGCGCGAGGGGGTGACCACGGTTTTCACGGCAGGCGATCATGTGAGCAAAGGCTTCTTTCCGGAGTTCGTCGATGCGGTGAAGGAGGAGAATGCCGCGGTGATGGCTGCCAAGGAGGCAGGCACGCCGGTCACCGGCGCGAAGCGGAAGAACCAGAAGCTGCTGCGGCAGCTCGCGCCGCTGGCGATCGAGGAGGGCTGGCTACCCTTCGGTGATACCCAAAACGATGTGGTGCTCTACCATGTGTGGAGGGATCTCGCTACCGGCGCGAAGGTGGCGGGCAAGCCTGCTCTAACAGAAGAGAATCTGGCGATCGTGAAGCAGAACTGGGCGATGCTTTCTTCGCTGTCGCCGGACTTCGTCTTCAAACAATTGCCGGATGAGTCGCTGCTGAAACTACTGCCGCAGGGCAAGCCTGCGAACCCGGTCTACTTGCCTGCCCCGCATGAGGTGCTGCGCACGGGGATGCGAGATTTCAGCTCGGATGCGCCCGAGGGCGAGCTGACGATGATGCAGCGCTACAAGGCATCCCTGCGCATCATCCTGATGGGCTTCCTGTGGTCCTGTCTGATCGGTATTCCTCTGGGGATTCTCTGCGGGGTCTTCGATTTCTTCTCGAAGCTCTTCGAGCCTTTCGTGGATTTCTTCCGTTACATGCCTGCTCCGACCTTCAGCACGCTGCTGGTGGCGGTGCTGCTGGCAGGGGACGCGCCGAAGATCGCACTGGTCTTCATCGGTACGGTTTTCCAGATGGTGCTGGTGGTTTCCAAGACCACGCGCCTCTTGGACCCTGCGTTGCTGGAGGCAGCACAGACGCTGGGTGCGAAGCCGCGGCAAATGCTGACCAATGTGGTGATCCCGGGTATCTTGCCCAATCTCTACAATGACCTGCGCATCCTTCTGGGCTGGGCTTGGACCTGGCTCGTCATCGCCGAGTTGATCGGGATCAAAAGCGGGCTCACGGAGTTCATCGAGACGCAGGGCCGCTTCCGCAACTTCGATCGGGTCTTTCCGGTGATTATCCTGATCGGGGTGACGGGCTTCGTGACCGATCAGTTTCTATCCTGGCTGCATGGCCTGCTTTTCCCGTGGGCCGGCAAGTCGAATGCCCTTTCGCGCGGCATCGCAAAGGTCTTCACCTGGCCCTTCCGGAGAATCGGTGCAGGGCTGCGCCAGCGCGCAGCATTGATGGAATCCTCGCGCCTCGCCGCTACCCGCAATCAAACGCCATGA
- a CDS encoding ABC transporter substrate-binding protein produces the protein MKSPTYFRSAFAGMLALCGIAQAEPLKIAYSDWPGWIAWEIGVQKGWFKEAGVDVEFQWFDYVPSMDAYVSGKVDAVCMTNGDALVTGATGKPSVGILINDYSNGNDMVVAAPGISSMKDLKGKKVGLEEGFVSHLLFLTALEKSGMKADDVTVVNTPTNETPQVLASKAVSAISAWQPNSGQALKALPGSKPVFTSADAPGIIYDLLYVSAESLEKNKEDWAKVVKVWYKIADYVRDEENLDDALKILSARVKISPEEYEPFFKGTYILTLDEALKRWEKGEGLASVYGSTKSVNAFNLKFKVYEKSQDPEKYLDPSLTKALKK, from the coding sequence ATGAAATCGCCGACATATTTCCGATCCGCCTTTGCCGGGATGCTCGCTCTCTGCGGGATCGCCCAAGCCGAGCCTCTGAAGATCGCCTACTCCGATTGGCCGGGCTGGATCGCTTGGGAGATCGGCGTTCAAAAAGGCTGGTTCAAAGAGGCGGGGGTGGATGTGGAGTTCCAGTGGTTCGACTACGTGCCTTCGATGGATGCCTATGTGTCCGGCAAGGTGGACGCGGTGTGCATGACCAATGGCGATGCTCTGGTCACGGGTGCCACGGGCAAGCCGTCGGTGGGTATTCTCATCAACGACTACTCCAACGGCAACGACATGGTGGTGGCGGCTCCCGGGATCTCTTCGATGAAGGACCTGAAGGGCAAGAAGGTGGGTCTGGAGGAAGGATTCGTCTCCCATCTGCTCTTTCTCACCGCACTCGAGAAGAGCGGGATGAAGGCGGACGATGTGACGGTGGTGAACACCCCTACCAACGAGACTCCGCAGGTGCTCGCCTCGAAGGCGGTCTCTGCAATCAGCGCTTGGCAACCGAACTCCGGTCAAGCGCTGAAGGCCTTGCCGGGCTCCAAGCCGGTCTTCACCTCGGCCGATGCGCCCGGAATCATCTACGATCTCCTCTACGTCTCCGCGGAGAGCCTCGAGAAGAACAAGGAGGATTGGGCGAAGGTGGTGAAGGTCTGGTACAAGATCGCCGACTACGTGCGCGATGAAGAGAATTTGGACGATGCTCTGAAGATCCTCTCTGCCCGCGTGAAGATCTCCCCGGAAGAATACGAGCCGTTTTTCAAGGGCACCTATATCCTTACGCTCGATGAGGCGCTCAAGCGCTGGGAGAAGGGCGAGGGGCTTGCGAGCGTCTATGGCTCCACCAAGTCCGTGAATGCCTTCAATCTGAAGTTCAAGGTCTACGAGAAGAGCCAGGATCCGGAGAAGTATCTCGACCCCTCCCTCACCAAGGCTCTCAAGAAGTAA
- a CDS encoding glycoside hydrolase N-terminal domain-containing protein, which translates to MKRLFLVLIALATCDAEEITFKQPAMVMEKAFPIGNGDLRARVKGRTGIEPMAILPKGGKRPATANVPGNAFCGPAWFHFSLDWLAGKAPVSDYKRVLNLEDGTVVTTFKRGGAGFTWTVFASSADDLIVTHLRTDKPGALNFKLELPTEHKGKVHVEDRRILILNGDLGGKKSKPFEARAWVYPMESEVTPGTKDITVKGEGEALILLAAETDPEKIKTLPDRLKPLGFGGDDHPDVFQVWKGLLERHTAAHRKSMEGAGEGKTRLLSRYLKVAITRPAEGEILPPEPGVPAEPIILPELDPEEMVDPDLLPKKE; encoded by the coding sequence GTGAAACGGCTCTTCCTCGTCCTCATCGCGCTCGCCACCTGCGACGCAGAAGAGATTACCTTCAAGCAACCCGCGATGGTGATGGAAAAGGCATTCCCGATCGGGAATGGCGATCTCCGGGCGCGGGTCAAGGGCCGGACCGGGATCGAGCCCATGGCCATCCTGCCCAAGGGAGGGAAACGCCCGGCCACCGCCAACGTTCCGGGAAATGCCTTCTGCGGACCCGCTTGGTTCCATTTCTCGCTCGATTGGCTCGCGGGAAAGGCCCCGGTTTCTGACTACAAGCGGGTCTTGAATCTGGAGGACGGCACCGTGGTCACCACCTTCAAACGGGGCGGCGCGGGATTCACTTGGACTGTTTTCGCCAGTTCGGCCGATGACCTCATCGTGACCCATCTACGCACGGACAAGCCGGGGGCGCTGAACTTCAAGCTCGAACTCCCGACCGAACACAAGGGCAAGGTCCACGTGGAGGATCGCCGGATCCTGATCCTGAATGGCGACCTCGGCGGCAAGAAATCAAAGCCCTTCGAAGCCCGGGCTTGGGTCTATCCCATGGAGTCAGAGGTCACTCCGGGCACCAAGGACATCACCGTGAAAGGCGAAGGCGAGGCTCTGATCCTTCTGGCAGCAGAGACCGACCCCGAAAAAATCAAGACCCTGCCGGATCGGCTCAAGCCCTTGGGTTTCGGTGGAGACGATCACCCGGATGTCTTCCAAGTGTGGAAAGGATTATTAGAGCGGCACACCGCCGCCCATCGCAAGTCGATGGAAGGCGCAGGTGAAGGCAAGACCCGGCTCCTTTCCCGCTACCTGAAAGTGGCCATCACCCGCCCGGCGGAAGGCGAGATCCTGCCACCGGAGCCTGGCGTGCCCGCCGAACCGATCATCCTCCCCGAGCTCGATCCCGAGGAGATGGTCGATCCCGATCTGCTTCCGAAGAAGGAGTAG
- a CDS encoding acetolactate synthase, with amino-acid sequence MPAKTIEPGNPVKQFSVLLPNRAGALASLVKLLRGAAIEVVGISVQDSRDATIARLVVTDPDTAEQIFVEKGIPHTTCDLLVISLRESGPELLPVLDTLMVAETNIDFAYALMPSPQGHSLLALHVEDYDFAVTVLNSAGFKLVCQEELSR; translated from the coding sequence ATGCCAGCCAAGACGATCGAGCCGGGGAATCCGGTGAAGCAATTTTCCGTGCTGCTTCCGAACCGTGCCGGGGCCTTGGCATCACTGGTGAAGCTGCTGCGTGGTGCCGCGATCGAAGTGGTGGGCATCAGCGTGCAGGATTCCCGGGACGCGACGATCGCTCGCCTGGTGGTGACGGATCCGGATACCGCGGAGCAGATCTTCGTGGAGAAGGGGATCCCGCATACTACCTGTGATTTGCTGGTGATTTCGCTCCGTGAGTCGGGGCCGGAGCTTTTGCCGGTGCTCGATACCCTGATGGTGGCTGAGACGAACATCGACTTTGCCTACGCCCTGATGCCGTCGCCTCAGGGGCACTCGCTGCTGGCGCTCCACGTGGAGGACTACGACTTCGCGGTAACGGTGCTGAATAGTGCCGGCTTCAAGCTGGTGTGCCAAGAGGAGTTGAGCCGCTAG
- a CDS encoding ankyrin repeat domain-containing protein, producing the protein MSGKPMVFLLAGTLVLASPGCKNREEAAKQELKEKGYEITPESFFRAAESDDVATMQKLVKGGIAPDVRNSEGDTALHAAAAAGMMKSADFLLDQHVPVDVTGAGDRTPLMTAVVKGSPAMVRYLLSQKADPLKKDAKGYRPLTLAVNEGRAEMVSELAAYDRDSLDTAILLAAIEGKSGVIDALTAYGASVYARTDDGRTPLMLAAENGNIEAVEMLIGVGANRFSMDEEGRIAADIAREAGHEEVALRLSEEPGKEEFGIEEPSDLGAEMLAQMEKADQAAGLASSEPATGGGHTPVASHAAPVALEGATLKEIAGPVSMPVSGGSEVVSQAPLKMRAFRQRELPLRIETVKGETASIRVAGSGVQQISKGAPIPGTSLTIVKVQHRMMEQKDRSSGLTEASVVEVLDGGTGRTRELVSGIPSTAHDPVALVEDGGGRRYLAKAGQKFSGEDGSQYVVVDVRPNQMVIENLSKGEVITVPLRGPRG; encoded by the coding sequence ATGAGCGGGAAACCCATGGTATTTCTCTTGGCTGGCACCCTGGTGCTGGCATCTCCCGGTTGTAAAAACCGGGAAGAGGCCGCCAAACAGGAGCTGAAGGAGAAGGGCTATGAAATCACCCCGGAGAGCTTTTTCCGGGCGGCGGAGAGCGACGACGTGGCGACGATGCAGAAACTGGTCAAAGGTGGAATCGCACCTGATGTCCGGAATTCCGAGGGCGACACCGCGCTGCACGCCGCCGCGGCTGCGGGAATGATGAAGTCCGCGGATTTCCTGTTGGACCAGCATGTGCCGGTAGATGTGACGGGCGCGGGTGACCGGACGCCGCTGATGACGGCAGTGGTCAAGGGTTCTCCTGCGATGGTGCGGTATCTCCTTTCCCAAAAGGCGGATCCCTTGAAGAAGGATGCGAAAGGATACCGGCCGCTAACCTTGGCCGTGAACGAAGGCCGGGCCGAGATGGTATCGGAGCTCGCCGCCTATGACCGGGACAGTCTCGATACCGCCATCTTGCTCGCGGCGATCGAAGGCAAGTCGGGTGTGATCGACGCCCTCACGGCTTATGGTGCCTCGGTCTATGCCCGGACCGACGATGGCCGCACCCCGCTGATGCTGGCAGCAGAGAATGGGAACATCGAAGCCGTGGAGATGCTGATCGGTGTGGGGGCGAACCGCTTTTCGATGGATGAAGAAGGCCGCATTGCCGCAGACATCGCTCGCGAGGCCGGGCATGAAGAGGTGGCCCTGCGTCTCTCTGAAGAGCCGGGGAAGGAGGAATTCGGGATTGAGGAGCCGTCCGATCTCGGGGCGGAAATGCTGGCTCAAATGGAGAAGGCGGACCAAGCGGCCGGCTTGGCTTCTTCCGAGCCGGCCACGGGCGGCGGCCATACGCCGGTGGCGAGTCATGCCGCGCCGGTGGCCCTCGAGGGCGCGACCCTGAAGGAGATCGCCGGACCGGTGAGCATGCCGGTTTCAGGAGGCTCTGAAGTGGTTTCCCAAGCGCCGCTGAAGATGCGGGCGTTCCGCCAGCGGGAGCTACCCTTGCGCATCGAAACCGTGAAGGGGGAAACCGCCTCGATCCGGGTGGCGGGCAGTGGCGTCCAACAGATCTCGAAAGGTGCCCCGATCCCGGGCACTTCTCTAACAATCGTGAAGGTCCAGCACCGGATGATGGAGCAGAAAGATCGTTCCAGCGGCCTCACGGAAGCCTCCGTGGTGGAGGTGCTGGATGGAGGCACGGGCCGGACGCGGGAACTGGTGAGCGGGATCCCGTCCACCGCGCATGATCCCGTGGCACTGGTGGAAGACGGCGGCGGCAGACGCTATCTGGCGAAGGCTGGCCAGAAGTTCAGCGGTGAGGACGGCAGCCAGTATGTCGTGGTGGATGTCCGCCCGAATCAAATGGTGATTGAGAATTTGTCGAAAGGTGAGGTAATAACGGTCCCGCTCCGCGGACCGCGGGGCTGA
- the tsaA gene encoding tRNA (N6-threonylcarbamoyladenosine(37)-N6)-methyltransferase TrmO: MEIQPIGIVRSCFGGKFGVPRQPGLCPSAWGELVFEPEFRQAEALRGIEGFSHLWLIFGFHLTAESGWSPTVRPPRLGGNERVGVFASRSTFRPNGLGLSLVKLEGLEKREGQGTVLLLGGLDLVDGTPVFDVKPYIPYAEAPVDARGGFAGEAPARLAVSTEGADGFYRLPERAKQLIVEALSLDPRPAVGREEEGRVHGAGLCGMEVKFRVEGGICYIRSVEPATGSGLKA, from the coding sequence ATGGAGATCCAGCCCATCGGTATCGTTCGCTCATGCTTCGGCGGAAAGTTCGGGGTGCCGCGTCAGCCGGGGCTCTGTCCAAGCGCTTGGGGTGAGCTAGTCTTCGAGCCTGAGTTTCGCCAGGCGGAGGCCTTGCGGGGCATTGAAGGTTTTTCCCACCTATGGCTCATCTTCGGGTTTCATCTTACCGCGGAGAGTGGCTGGAGTCCGACCGTCCGACCGCCGCGTCTGGGTGGTAATGAGAGGGTGGGGGTTTTTGCTAGCCGCTCTACCTTCCGGCCCAACGGCCTCGGGCTATCGCTGGTGAAGCTGGAAGGTCTGGAGAAGCGCGAGGGGCAGGGAACGGTGCTCTTGCTTGGGGGGCTGGATCTGGTGGATGGCACGCCTGTCTTCGATGTGAAGCCTTACATTCCGTATGCCGAGGCACCGGTGGATGCCCGAGGGGGCTTTGCTGGCGAAGCTCCGGCGCGGCTGGCGGTTTCCACCGAGGGGGCCGATGGCTTTTACCGGCTGCCGGAGCGCGCCAAGCAGCTCATTGTCGAGGCGCTCTCGCTGGATCCGCGGCCCGCAGTGGGTAGAGAAGAGGAAGGGCGAGTCCATGGGGCGGGCCTGTGCGGCATGGAGGTGAAGTTTCGCGTGGAAGGGGGCATCTGTTATATCCGGAGCGTCGAGCCCGCGACAGGTTCCGGATTGAAAGCTTAA
- a CDS encoding class I SAM-dependent methyltransferase gives MHRTGDPLQEQLDYYNARAGEYDQWWLRQGRYDRGPELNGRWVAEGVEISEMLARFRPEGEVLEIACGTGIWTVQLLPFATCLTALDGAREVLAVNAAKLKSEKVRYIEADVFKWQPDRMFDVVFFSFWLSHVPPERFEEFWELVRSCLAPGGRVFFVDSLRDSGSTAVNHDLPGEESTVSRRKLNDGREYQVYKVFYEPEDLAARLRALGWEFEVSQTASYFIRGQGSRIP, from the coding sequence ATGCACCGCACCGGCGACCCCCTACAGGAACAACTCGATTATTATAATGCCCGGGCGGGTGAGTATGACCAATGGTGGTTGCGGCAAGGGCGCTATGACCGCGGGCCGGAGCTGAATGGCAGGTGGGTAGCAGAGGGAGTCGAGATTTCGGAGATGCTCGCCCGTTTCCGGCCGGAGGGAGAGGTGCTGGAGATCGCCTGTGGCACGGGGATTTGGACGGTGCAGTTGTTGCCGTTTGCGACCTGCCTGACTGCTTTGGATGGAGCGCGGGAAGTGCTGGCGGTGAATGCCGCGAAGCTGAAATCGGAGAAAGTAAGGTATATCGAAGCGGACGTCTTCAAGTGGCAGCCGGACCGGATGTTCGACGTGGTATTCTTCAGCTTCTGGCTTTCACATGTGCCGCCTGAGCGCTTCGAGGAGTTCTGGGAATTGGTGCGCTCCTGTCTGGCTCCGGGTGGACGGGTGTTCTTCGTTGATTCGCTTCGAGATTCGGGTTCGACAGCGGTGAATCATGATCTTCCCGGCGAGGAGTCGACGGTTTCGCGCCGCAAGCTCAACGACGGGCGGGAATACCAAGTTTATAAGGTGTTCTATGAGCCAGAGGATCTCGCTGCGCGGCTGAGAGCGCTCGGGTGGGAATTCGAAGTGAGCCAGACAGCGAGCTACTTTATCCGCGGACAGGGATCGCGTATTCCGTAG
- the lexA gene encoding transcriptional repressor LexA: protein MEYLKATQRKTGFMPSTRELQHYFGFASQTAAMSHLRALERKGVIQRLPGKARAVVFPEELDREEIVDIPVYGQIAAGMAQDVESEREGCISIDIASIGIPRSARTFALKVRGDSMIDAHICSGDTVILEFREPRDGDVVAALIDGETTLKRFIMNKGKPFLRAENVEFPDLIPARELIIQGVLVALLRKAA, encoded by the coding sequence GTGGAATACCTGAAAGCCACGCAGCGGAAAACCGGCTTCATGCCGTCGACCCGCGAGTTGCAGCATTATTTCGGCTTCGCCAGCCAGACGGCGGCGATGAGCCATCTCCGCGCGCTCGAGCGCAAGGGGGTGATCCAGCGCTTGCCCGGCAAGGCTCGCGCGGTGGTCTTCCCCGAAGAGCTCGATCGCGAGGAAATCGTGGATATCCCGGTGTATGGCCAGATCGCCGCGGGTATGGCCCAAGACGTGGAGTCGGAGCGCGAGGGATGCATTTCGATCGATATCGCTTCGATCGGAATCCCGCGCAGTGCCCGGACTTTCGCACTGAAGGTGCGGGGTGACTCGATGATTGATGCCCATATCTGCAGCGGGGATACCGTGATCCTCGAATTCCGCGAACCGCGGGATGGGGATGTGGTGGCTGCCTTGATCGATGGTGAGACGACGCTCAAGCGTTTCATCATGAACAAGGGGAAGCCTTTCCTTCGTGCGGAGAACGTGGAGTTCCCGGATCTGATTCCGGCCCGCGAATTGATCATCCAAGGCGTGCTGGTGGCACTGCTGCGGAAAGCGGCTTGA